Proteins encoded by one window of Anaeromyxobacter sp.:
- a CDS encoding NADH-quinone oxidoreductase subunit H, with amino-acid sequence MKRFFGMSLALVILVGALMALSGLFYLAAAGLGWGFNVWFGEPGRVDPALVHYGASLANVLTLMMVVLMISGSLLTVAERKWSALLQNRVGANRIKVFGNPLGGIPYLAADALKMLTKEKMEPQAATRMLYELAPVMAFAPVFCLFAIVPVGPAIDLGSIFSGAAGAGQTIALQVAKMDAGLLFLFAISSLSVYGTSLAGWASNNKLALLGGVRASSQMISYEVSLGLSLVGAMMAYKSLQLDEIVVAQGQGVLGIAPAWGLLLQPVGFLIFFTSGFAETKRAPFDLPEGESEIVGYFLEYSGMKFGMFFLAEFLEIAIFAGVITAVFLGGWHPLPIAGATEWLRAHLHPLAFASVGGGIFLAKMIVLMWLQLTIRWLLPRFRYDQIQQLCWKILLPAALVNVFVTGAAILIDPSLQLLAGLGLLTMVVVAVLVGATGKGAAPAAAHAHGGGH; translated from the coding sequence GTGAAGCGCTTCTTCGGGATGTCGTTGGCGTTGGTGATCCTGGTCGGCGCCCTGATGGCGCTGAGCGGCCTCTTCTACCTGGCGGCCGCCGGCCTGGGCTGGGGCTTCAACGTCTGGTTCGGCGAGCCCGGCCGGGTGGACCCGGCGCTGGTGCACTACGGCGCCAGCCTGGCCAACGTGCTGACGCTCATGATGGTCGTGCTCATGATCTCCGGCTCGCTGCTGACGGTGGCGGAGCGCAAGTGGTCGGCGCTCCTGCAGAACCGCGTCGGCGCCAACCGGATCAAGGTCTTCGGGAACCCGCTCGGCGGCATCCCGTACCTGGCGGCCGACGCGCTCAAGATGCTCACCAAGGAGAAGATGGAGCCGCAGGCCGCCACCCGCATGCTCTACGAGCTGGCGCCCGTGATGGCCTTCGCCCCGGTCTTCTGCCTCTTCGCCATCGTGCCGGTCGGGCCCGCCATCGACCTCGGCTCCATCTTCTCCGGGGCCGCCGGGGCGGGGCAGACCATCGCCCTGCAGGTGGCCAAGATGGACGCCGGCCTGCTCTTCCTCTTCGCCATCTCCTCGCTGTCGGTCTACGGCACCTCGCTGGCCGGCTGGGCCTCCAACAACAAGCTGGCCCTGCTGGGCGGCGTGCGCGCCTCCTCGCAGATGATCAGCTACGAGGTCTCGCTGGGGCTCTCCCTGGTGGGCGCCATGATGGCCTACAAGTCCCTCCAGCTCGACGAGATCGTGGTGGCCCAGGGGCAGGGCGTCCTGGGCATCGCGCCGGCCTGGGGCCTCCTGCTCCAGCCGGTCGGCTTCCTCATCTTCTTCACCTCCGGCTTCGCCGAGACCAAGCGCGCGCCCTTCGACCTGCCCGAGGGCGAGAGCGAGATCGTCGGCTACTTCCTCGAGTACTCCGGCATGAAGTTCGGCATGTTCTTCCTGGCCGAGTTCCTGGAGATCGCCATCTTCGCCGGGGTCATCACCGCGGTCTTCCTGGGCGGCTGGCACCCGCTGCCCATCGCAGGCGCCACCGAGTGGCTGCGCGCCCACCTGCACCCGCTGGCCTTCGCCTCGGTGGGGGGCGGCATCTTCCTGGCCAAGATGATCGTGCTGATGTGGCTGCAGCTGACCATCCGCTGGCTGCTGCCCCGCTTCCGCTACGACCAGATCCAGCAGCTGTGCTGGAAGATCCTGCTGCCGGCCGCCCTGGTGAACGTCTTCGTGACCGGCGCCGCCATCCTCATCGACCCGTCGCTGCAGCTCCTCGCCGGCCTGGGCCTCCTCACCATGGTGGTGGTGGCGGTGCTGGTCGGCGCCACAGGCAAGGGGGCGGCCCCCGCCGCCGCCCACGCCCACGGCGGGGGTCACTGA
- a CDS encoding NADH-quinone oxidoreductase subunit D has product MEKLILRRVDRNNEEMILNFGPQHPSTHGVINFIVETDGEVLRKAVPDVGYLHRSIEKIGEVTGWHGFMPFTDRIDYVAAMFPNEGYATAVERLTGIEVPRRAQYLRAISCELCRIASHLVSLGTMAMDIGAFTPMLHGIRERETINDLIEALCGARLTYNYHRIGGVAFDLPEGWKEKTIAFLDHFDRFLVEFDRLISFNEIYIRRLANVAIITGKDATEYGLSGPNLRGSGVDWDLRRDLPYGAYEDFEFAVPVGVGFKGTVGDCYDRYYCRCLEMGESSKIVRQALLQLPEGEIMAPKVSRNLKVEAGETLSRVESARGEMAFYVVADGTNKAYRVRTRTGSFTAMGIIETASRGLMIADLVALIASLDVVAPEIDR; this is encoded by the coding sequence ATGGAAAAGCTCATCCTCCGCCGCGTCGACCGGAACAACGAGGAGATGATCCTCAACTTCGGTCCCCAGCACCCGTCCACCCACGGCGTCATCAACTTCATCGTCGAGACCGACGGCGAGGTGCTGCGCAAGGCCGTGCCGGACGTGGGCTACCTGCACCGCTCCATCGAGAAGATCGGCGAGGTCACCGGCTGGCACGGGTTCATGCCCTTCACCGACCGCATCGACTACGTGGCGGCCATGTTCCCCAACGAGGGGTACGCCACGGCGGTGGAGCGGCTCACCGGCATCGAGGTGCCGCGCCGCGCCCAGTACCTGCGCGCCATCTCCTGCGAGCTGTGCCGCATCGCCAGCCACCTGGTGTCGCTGGGCACCATGGCCATGGACATCGGCGCCTTCACCCCGATGCTGCACGGCATCCGCGAGCGCGAGACCATCAACGACCTCATCGAGGCGCTGTGCGGCGCGCGGCTCACCTACAACTACCACCGCATCGGCGGGGTGGCCTTCGACCTGCCGGAGGGCTGGAAGGAGAAGACCATCGCCTTCCTGGACCACTTCGATCGCTTCCTGGTGGAGTTCGACCGGCTCATCTCCTTCAACGAGATCTACATCCGGCGCCTCGCCAACGTGGCCATCATCACCGGCAAGGACGCCACCGAGTACGGCCTGTCCGGCCCCAACCTGCGCGGCTCGGGGGTGGACTGGGACCTGCGCCGCGACCTGCCCTACGGGGCCTACGAGGACTTCGAGTTCGCCGTCCCGGTGGGCGTGGGCTTCAAGGGCACGGTGGGCGACTGCTACGACCGGTACTACTGCCGCTGCCTGGAGATGGGCGAGTCGAGCAAGATCGTCCGCCAGGCGCTGCTGCAGCTGCCCGAGGGCGAGATCATGGCGCCCAAGGTCTCGCGCAACCTCAAGGTGGAGGCCGGCGAGACCCTCTCCCGCGTCGAGTCGGCGCGCGGCGAGATGGCCTTCTACGTGGTGGCCGACGGCACCAACAAGGCCTACCGCGTCCGCACCCGCACCGGCTCCTTCACCGCCATGGGGATCATCGAGACCGCCAGCCGCGGCCTGATGATCGCGGACCTGGTGGCCCTCATCGCCTCCCTGGACGTCGTCGCCCCGGAGATCGACCGCTAG
- the nuoB gene encoding NADH-quinone oxidoreductase subunit NuoB, producing MREKLDSGVGGDVTLFHTSQLDQLINMARENSLWYLLFGLACCGIELIQTGGPRADLMRFGAIPRASPRQADFMIVAGTLTYKMAERAKLLHDQMSEPKYVISMGSCANCGGLFQLAYSVCKGVDKVVPVDVYVPGCPPRPEALTEGLIRLQELVRNERWADKRRAPAAAGAV from the coding sequence ATGCGCGAGAAGCTCGACTCCGGCGTGGGTGGCGACGTCACCCTCTTCCACACCAGCCAGCTCGACCAGCTCATCAACATGGCCCGGGAGAACTCGCTCTGGTACCTGCTGTTCGGCCTGGCCTGCTGCGGCATCGAGCTGATCCAGACCGGCGGCCCGCGCGCCGACCTGATGCGCTTCGGCGCCATCCCGCGCGCCTCCCCCCGCCAGGCCGACTTCATGATCGTGGCCGGCACGCTCACCTACAAGATGGCCGAGCGGGCCAAGCTCCTGCACGACCAGATGTCCGAGCCCAAGTACGTCATCTCGATGGGCTCCTGCGCCAACTGCGGCGGGCTCTTCCAGCTGGCCTACTCGGTCTGCAAGGGCGTCGACAAGGTGGTGCCGGTGGACGTCTACGTGCCCGGCTGCCCGCCGCGGCCCGAGGCCCTCACCGAGGGGCTGATCCGGCTGCAGGAGCTGGTGCGCAACGAGCGGTGGGCCGACAAGCGGCGGGCGCCCGCGGCGGCTGGAGCGGTCTGA
- a CDS encoding NADH-quinone oxidoreductase subunit B produces MSTELDSLPTVIPTRRDEAVGVLQQMVSKGLGWARKYSLFQYPFVTACCGMEYMTVGASRYDLDRFGAALPRFSPRQADLLMVTGTVNCRQAPILKRVYESIAEPKWVVAFGVCASTGGFYDNYATLQGIDRIIPVDVYIPGCPPRPEQVLDGIMMLQDKIQGQSHQLTERRPLPVVGQGSRRR; encoded by the coding sequence ATGTCCACCGAGCTCGACAGCCTCCCCACCGTCATCCCCACGCGCCGGGACGAGGCCGTCGGCGTGCTCCAGCAGATGGTCTCGAAGGGCCTGGGCTGGGCGCGCAAGTACTCGCTCTTCCAGTACCCGTTCGTCACCGCCTGCTGCGGCATGGAGTACATGACGGTCGGCGCCTCGCGCTACGACCTCGACCGCTTCGGCGCCGCGCTGCCGCGCTTCTCGCCGCGCCAGGCCGACCTGCTCATGGTCACCGGCACGGTGAACTGCCGGCAGGCGCCCATCCTGAAGCGCGTCTACGAGTCGATCGCCGAGCCGAAGTGGGTGGTGGCCTTCGGCGTGTGCGCCTCCACCGGCGGGTTCTACGACAACTACGCCACGCTGCAGGGCATCGACCGCATCATCCCGGTGGACGTCTACATCCCGGGCTGCCCGCCGCGACCGGAGCAGGTGCTCGACGGCATCATGATGCTGCAGGACAAGATCCAGGGGCAGTCGCACCAGCTCACGGAGCGCAGGCCGCTGCCGGTGGTCGGGCAGGGATCCCGCCGGCGCTAG
- a CDS encoding (2Fe-2S)-binding protein gives MAEDKKPEAPAAAAPKPPPPPGPPAPPPPKNPGLVTAVVDGREVVVKPGTTVIEAAQGMGIDIPYYCWHKRLSVAANCRQCLVEMSNAPGGKLVPSCQVPLTEGVVVKTDTPRVKDQQRANLELLLLNHPVDCSICDQAGECKLQDYYMQFDAQPSRLDIPKNTKGKRIELGPTVTLDQERCILCTRCVRFMREVAKNPQLGVANRGTRSVITTFPGQPLDDRYAGNVVDLCPVGALTATDFRFRGRVWFMSSARSLCTGCARGCNVALDYLDTTAYRLRPRENADVNQEWMCDQGRTTYKALNAGRVLAARLGRGAAAARATRDEALKAAGLALAEARRAGGVAVLLSPVASLEDLLAACHVAKEGLGAAEVFVGGRPDGWQDDFLKKADENPNRKGLELAAQAYGLAVRPFADLVAAARAGRVGALWVVGAEVPDAAGAEALAALPVLVVQAVNEGPLAAAATALLPASPHAEGDGTFVNFEGRAQRFEAAWHPRGEARPHLALAGALGRALGLKVPWGTARETWLALSPRLAGVALWDFKWDSLPSVGRRKGHLPLAAGTVDGRLAGQKERLPPEGSEPAKRGVAPTSW, from the coding sequence ATGGCCGAGGACAAGAAGCCCGAAGCCCCCGCCGCCGCGGCCCCCAAGCCGCCCCCGCCGCCGGGTCCGCCCGCGCCGCCGCCGCCCAAGAACCCGGGCCTGGTGACGGCGGTGGTGGACGGCCGCGAGGTGGTGGTCAAGCCCGGCACCACCGTCATCGAGGCCGCCCAGGGGATGGGCATCGACATCCCCTACTACTGCTGGCACAAGCGCCTCTCGGTGGCGGCCAACTGCCGCCAGTGCCTGGTGGAGATGTCCAACGCGCCGGGCGGCAAGCTGGTGCCGTCCTGCCAGGTGCCGCTCACCGAGGGCGTGGTCGTCAAGACCGACACCCCCAGGGTCAAGGATCAGCAGCGCGCCAACCTGGAGCTCCTGCTGCTCAACCACCCGGTCGACTGCTCCATCTGCGACCAGGCCGGCGAGTGCAAGCTGCAGGACTACTACATGCAGTTCGACGCCCAGCCGTCGCGCCTCGACATCCCCAAGAACACCAAGGGGAAGCGCATCGAGCTCGGGCCCACCGTCACGCTCGACCAGGAGCGCTGCATCCTCTGCACCCGCTGCGTCCGCTTCATGCGCGAGGTGGCCAAGAACCCGCAGCTGGGCGTGGCCAACCGCGGCACCCGCAGCGTCATCACCACCTTCCCGGGGCAGCCGCTCGACGACCGGTACGCCGGCAACGTGGTGGACCTCTGCCCGGTGGGCGCGCTCACCGCCACCGACTTCCGCTTCCGCGGCCGCGTCTGGTTCATGAGCTCGGCCCGCTCGCTCTGCACCGGGTGCGCCCGCGGCTGCAACGTGGCGCTCGACTACCTGGACACCACCGCCTACCGGCTGCGCCCGCGCGAGAACGCGGACGTCAACCAGGAGTGGATGTGCGACCAGGGCCGCACCACCTACAAGGCGCTCAACGCCGGGCGGGTGCTGGCGGCCCGGCTGGGCCGCGGCGCCGCGGCGGCGCGGGCCACGCGCGACGAGGCGCTCAAGGCGGCCGGGCTGGCGCTGGCCGAGGCCAGGCGCGCCGGCGGGGTGGCGGTGCTGCTCTCGCCGGTGGCCTCGCTGGAGGACCTGCTGGCGGCCTGCCACGTGGCCAAGGAGGGGCTCGGCGCCGCCGAGGTCTTCGTGGGCGGGCGGCCGGACGGGTGGCAGGACGACTTCCTCAAGAAGGCCGACGAGAACCCCAACCGCAAGGGGCTGGAGCTGGCCGCGCAGGCCTACGGCCTGGCGGTGCGCCCCTTCGCCGACCTGGTGGCGGCGGCGCGCGCCGGTCGGGTGGGCGCGCTCTGGGTGGTGGGGGCCGAGGTGCCGGACGCCGCCGGGGCCGAGGCCCTGGCCGCGCTGCCGGTGCTGGTGGTGCAGGCGGTCAACGAGGGGCCGCTGGCCGCCGCGGCCACCGCGCTGCTGCCGGCCTCGCCGCACGCCGAGGGCGACGGCACCTTCGTCAACTTCGAGGGCCGGGCGCAGCGCTTCGAGGCCGCCTGGCACCCGCGCGGCGAGGCCCGCCCGCACCTGGCCCTGGCCGGCGCCCTGGGCCGGGCCCTGGGCCTCAAGGTGCCGTGGGGCACCGCCCGGGAGACCTGGCTGGCGCTCTCGCCACGCCTGGCCGGGGTGGCCCTGTGGGACTTCAAGTGGGACTCGCTGCCGTCGGTGGGGCGCCGCAAGGGGCACCTGCCGCTGGCCGCGGGCACCGTGGACGGCCGGCTCGCGGGACAGAAGGAGCGGCTGCCACCCGAGGGGAGCGAACCCGCCAAGCGCGGCGTCGCCCCGACCAGCTGGTGA
- a CDS encoding NADH-quinone oxidoreductase subunit A, which produces MGFEFGAVLVFAIVAVGFAFGGITLSRAIGPRIYNAEKSTIYECGERPIGVAWFNFNPRFYLVALVFVIFEVDIALTFPVVAVYRSWTEASPMLGWVAFVELILFVSILVVGLIWTWGHGDLEWVKGLSADATKTTREAGVPARKAA; this is translated from the coding sequence ATGGGCTTCGAGTTTGGCGCCGTTCTGGTGTTCGCCATCGTCGCCGTTGGGTTTGCCTTTGGTGGCATCACCCTGTCGCGGGCCATCGGCCCCCGCATCTACAACGCCGAGAAGTCCACCATCTACGAGTGCGGCGAGCGCCCCATCGGGGTTGCCTGGTTCAACTTCAACCCCCGCTTCTACCTGGTGGCCCTGGTCTTCGTGATCTTCGAGGTCGACATCGCCCTCACCTTCCCGGTGGTGGCGGTCTACCGCAGCTGGACCGAGGCCAGCCCGATGCTGGGATGGGTCGCCTTCGTCGAGCTGATCCTCTTCGTCTCCATCCTGGTGGTCGGCCTGATCTGGACCTGGGGCCACGGCGACCTCGAGTGGGTCAAGGGCCTGTCCGCCGACGCCACCAAGACCACCCGCGAGGCCGGCGTGCCGGCCCGCAAGGCCGCCTAG
- a CDS encoding NADH-quinone oxidoreductase subunit C, which yields MTTSEIHDLLKARFGEAVGAPPEVKGDTWLPVKGERLVEVCAFLKETAGLDFDFLEDLTAVDWPKRNVIEVVIHLMSYQLKHTIKLKVEADRAAPVVPSLYPVWKGADWFEREVYDLFGVTFTGHPDLRRIMLPDDWVGHPLRKDYQEAGGWHGISNERENPLVELKRLDDAARAELARNAPPPPPAPPAPPAAPAPTSKA from the coding sequence ATGACGACCAGCGAGATCCACGATCTGCTCAAGGCCCGCTTCGGCGAGGCGGTGGGCGCGCCGCCCGAGGTGAAGGGCGACACCTGGCTGCCGGTGAAGGGCGAGCGGCTCGTGGAGGTCTGCGCCTTCCTCAAGGAGACCGCCGGGCTGGACTTCGACTTCCTCGAGGATCTGACCGCGGTCGACTGGCCCAAGCGGAACGTCATCGAGGTGGTGATCCACCTCATGTCCTACCAGCTGAAGCACACCATCAAGCTCAAGGTGGAGGCCGACCGGGCCGCGCCGGTGGTGCCCTCGCTCTACCCCGTCTGGAAGGGCGCCGACTGGTTCGAGCGCGAGGTCTACGACCTCTTCGGCGTGACCTTCACCGGCCACCCCGACCTGCGCCGCATCATGCTGCCCGACGACTGGGTCGGCCACCCGCTGCGCAAGGACTACCAGGAGGCCGGCGGCTGGCACGGCATCTCCAACGAGCGCGAGAACCCGCTGGTGGAGCTGAAGCGGCTCGACGACGCGGCCCGCGCCGAGCTGGCCAGGAACGCCCCGCCGCCCCCGCCGGCGCCGCCCGCCCCCCCGGCCGCGCCCGCCCCCACCAGCAAGGCCTGA
- the ndhC gene encoding NADH-quinone oxidoreductase subunit A, translating into MLTPLQTYFPIGVVLLVAVGQAFLLLTLANTLGPRRPSAVKSAPFECGSEPVGSARDRFGVKFYVVALLFIVFDIEAIFLFPWAVLFTELGWAGYIEMAIFVFTVVIGLVYVWKKGVLDWND; encoded by the coding sequence ATGCTCACACCCCTCCAGACCTACTTCCCCATCGGTGTGGTCCTGCTGGTCGCGGTCGGGCAGGCCTTCCTCCTCCTGACGCTGGCCAACACCCTCGGCCCGCGGCGTCCGAGCGCGGTCAAGTCCGCCCCATTCGAGTGTGGGTCGGAGCCGGTCGGCTCCGCCCGGGACCGCTTCGGCGTGAAGTTCTACGTGGTCGCGCTCCTCTTCATCGTCTTCGACATCGAGGCGATCTTCCTGTTCCCGTGGGCCGTCCTCTTCACCGAGCTGGGTTGGGCTGGCTACATCGAGATGGCCATCTTCGTCTTCACCGTGGTCATCGGCCTGGTCTACGTCTGGAAGAAGGGCGTCCTGGACTGGAACGACTGA
- a CDS encoding NADH-quinone oxidoreductase subunit C, translating to MAKVVIDALLERFPRIVTDAYTGPGGDDVVFVRKDQIVEVCRWLKTDPRLAFDMAPYVTAVDYLGQEPRFEVVYNLYSTTLNHRVRLRVKVPEDDAVVPSVTGLWRGADWFERYCFDMYGIRFTGHPDLRRLFMYDEFVGHPLRKDYPLRGRQPLTEERDVPDHFRGPGPAGRD from the coding sequence ATGGCCAAGGTCGTGATCGACGCGCTCCTCGAGCGCTTCCCCAGGATCGTCACGGACGCCTACACGGGCCCGGGCGGCGACGACGTGGTCTTCGTCCGCAAGGACCAGATCGTGGAGGTCTGCCGCTGGCTCAAGACCGACCCGCGCCTGGCCTTCGACATGGCCCCCTACGTCACCGCGGTGGACTACCTCGGCCAGGAGCCGCGCTTCGAGGTGGTCTACAACCTCTACTCCACCACGCTGAACCACCGGGTGCGGCTGCGGGTCAAGGTCCCCGAGGACGACGCCGTGGTGCCCAGCGTGACCGGCCTGTGGCGCGGCGCCGACTGGTTCGAGCGCTACTGCTTCGACATGTACGGCATCCGCTTCACCGGGCACCCCGACCTGCGCCGCCTCTTCATGTACGACGAGTTCGTCGGCCACCCGCTCCGCAAGGACTACCCGCTGCGCGGCCGCCAGCCGCTCACCGAGGAGCGCGACGTCCCCGACCACTTCCGCGGGCCGGGCCCGGCGGGCCGGGACTAG
- a CDS encoding NADH-quinone oxidoreductase subunit D, producing the protein MPTKRMLVNLGPSHPAMHGTTRAVVELEGEKLASCKLDIGFLHRGFEKSCENVTWTQCFPYTDRLNYVSSIMNNVGFALAVEKLCKLEVPERAQYLRVITSEIHRICDHLTLVGAMGMELGAMTAFLYAIEGRDLLWDRLTELCGARLTSNYARVGGVSRDLPDGWVEKTTRTLDRVVLLRDELDGLLTRNRIFVDRTKDVAVVSRQDAIELGYTGPCLRASGEPYDIRKAAPYLTYDRLDFDIPVGSKGDNFDRYLMRIEEMKQSDSMIRQCFAQLTPGEIVVKDFRYALPPKPLVYSSIEGVMAHFKLIMEGIQVPAGEAYGYTEAANGELGFYLVSDGGGRPYKLGLRAPGWPMLASLPWMLRGALLADLVPTFDSINMIGGEVEQ; encoded by the coding sequence ATGCCCACCAAGCGGATGCTGGTGAACCTGGGCCCGTCGCACCCGGCCATGCACGGGACCACCCGCGCCGTGGTGGAGCTGGAGGGCGAGAAGCTGGCCAGCTGCAAGCTGGACATCGGCTTCCTGCACCGCGGCTTCGAGAAGAGCTGCGAGAACGTCACCTGGACCCAGTGCTTCCCGTACACCGACCGGCTGAACTACGTCAGCTCGATCATGAACAACGTCGGGTTCGCCCTGGCGGTGGAGAAGCTCTGCAAGCTGGAGGTGCCTGAGCGCGCCCAGTACCTGCGCGTCATCACCAGCGAGATCCACCGCATCTGCGACCACCTCACCCTGGTCGGCGCCATGGGCATGGAGCTGGGCGCCATGACGGCGTTCCTCTACGCCATCGAGGGGCGCGACCTGCTGTGGGACCGGCTCACCGAGCTGTGCGGGGCCCGCCTCACCTCCAACTACGCCCGCGTCGGCGGCGTCTCCCGCGACCTGCCGGACGGCTGGGTCGAGAAGACCACCCGCACCCTGGACCGGGTGGTGCTGCTGCGCGACGAGCTGGACGGCCTGCTGACCCGCAACCGCATCTTCGTGGACCGCACCAAGGACGTGGCGGTGGTGTCGCGCCAGGACGCCATCGAGCTGGGCTACACCGGGCCGTGCCTGCGCGCCTCCGGCGAGCCCTACGACATCCGCAAGGCGGCCCCCTACCTGACCTACGACCGGCTCGACTTCGACATCCCGGTGGGCTCGAAGGGCGACAACTTCGACCGCTACCTGATGCGCATCGAGGAGATGAAGCAGTCGGACTCGATGATCCGCCAGTGCTTCGCCCAGCTCACCCCGGGCGAGATCGTGGTCAAGGACTTCCGCTACGCGCTGCCGCCCAAGCCGCTGGTGTACTCCTCCATCGAGGGCGTCATGGCCCACTTCAAGCTCATCATGGAGGGGATCCAGGTGCCGGCCGGGGAGGCCTACGGCTACACCGAGGCCGCCAACGGCGAGCTGGGCTTCTACCTGGTCTCCGACGGCGGCGGCCGGCCCTACAAGCTGGGGCTGCGCGCCCCGGGCTGGCCCATGCTGGCCTCCCTGCCCTGGATGCTGCGAGGCGCGCTGCTGGCCGACCTCGTCCCCACCTTCGACTCCATCAACATGATCGGCGGCGAGGTCGAGCAGTAG
- a CDS encoding NADH-quinone oxidoreductase subunit I, whose protein sequence is MPYQLDNRPADLREQMYFPEIIRGIGAVTAHFLRNLFFTRDANPDILDRPRGLGKSDNVTIFYPEEKAPYPPGYRGLHRLVPRGDGLPRCVACYMCATACPAQCIYIEAGEYPGDPVEKYPVKFVIDELRCVVCGFCVEACPKDAIRMDTGEHAPPSYERDVQQLHEQALLRGPSVDYAGDPWLKRAAPSIPADKLAAMKAAATPYPADATDEYAQTPGFSVKALAAEARARSERGGR, encoded by the coding sequence ATGCCCTACCAGCTCGACAACCGCCCGGCCGACCTGCGCGAGCAGATGTACTTCCCGGAGATCATCCGGGGCATCGGCGCGGTGACGGCCCACTTCCTGCGCAACCTCTTCTTCACCCGCGACGCCAACCCGGACATCCTCGACCGGCCGCGCGGCCTGGGGAAGTCGGACAACGTCACCATCTTCTACCCGGAGGAGAAGGCGCCGTACCCGCCCGGCTACCGCGGCCTGCACCGGCTGGTGCCGCGCGGCGACGGCCTGCCGCGCTGCGTGGCCTGCTACATGTGCGCCACCGCCTGCCCGGCCCAGTGCATCTACATCGAGGCCGGCGAGTACCCCGGCGACCCGGTGGAGAAGTACCCGGTCAAGTTCGTCATCGACGAGCTGCGCTGCGTGGTGTGCGGGTTCTGCGTGGAGGCCTGCCCCAAGGACGCCATCCGCATGGACACCGGCGAGCACGCCCCGCCCAGCTACGAGCGCGACGTGCAGCAGCTGCACGAGCAGGCGCTGCTGCGCGGGCCGTCGGTGGACTACGCCGGCGACCCCTGGCTGAAGCGCGCCGCGCCCTCCATCCCGGCCGACAAGCTGGCGGCCATGAAGGCGGCCGCCACGCCGTACCCGGCGGACGCCACCGACGAGTACGCCCAGACGCCTGGCTTCTCGGTGAAGGCGCTGGCCGCCGAGGCCCGCGCCCGCTCCGAGCGGGGCGGCCGCTAA
- a CDS encoding NADH-quinone oxidoreductase subunit H: MPRTPKLPKLSPRAVVILTLAVGLGLPAVLFAAVLVLSPVTKPLMVDWFVGSVLGHDPATWPYTKLIYGLVVGLLAFVLINFGAIISGMTVWWEMRVSSRMQSRVGYNRAGAGGFFQWVADAVKLLFKEDLIPAEADSMLFRAAPYFVMTGFALTFVALPFGESLIAADLNVGIFYLTAVTALVVVGILLAGWSSNSKWALFGGMRSAAQVVSYEIPAGIALMVPVLMSGTLSMQGIIQAQGAWPWQWHAFTNPACSVAFVIYFISQLAEGNRTPFDLPEAESELVAGYLSEYSGFRFALYFLVEFGNLWVMAAVAATLFLGGWQIPGVGPEDYAAAKGSGAFPALAWWGLQIVSMVVMATKTILVLNVIVWVRWTLPRMRIDQMMNLCWKYLVPWAFVTFVFSLLWQLVVARAPVLSTATGVVLTLAFLATLVLFGRQVKANLTAAGDHVDLTNW, from the coding sequence ATGCCGCGCACGCCAAAGCTCCCCAAGCTGTCGCCCCGCGCCGTCGTCATCCTCACCCTGGCCGTCGGCCTGGGCCTGCCCGCCGTGCTCTTCGCCGCGGTGCTGGTCCTCTCGCCGGTCACCAAGCCGCTCATGGTGGACTGGTTCGTCGGCTCGGTGCTGGGCCACGACCCGGCCACCTGGCCCTACACCAAGCTGATCTACGGCCTGGTGGTGGGGCTGCTGGCCTTCGTGCTCATCAACTTCGGAGCCATCATCTCCGGCATGACGGTCTGGTGGGAGATGCGCGTCTCCTCCCGCATGCAGAGCCGCGTCGGATACAACCGCGCCGGCGCCGGCGGCTTCTTCCAGTGGGTGGCCGACGCGGTCAAGCTCCTCTTCAAGGAGGACCTGATCCCGGCCGAGGCCGACTCGATGCTGTTCCGGGCCGCCCCCTACTTCGTCATGACCGGGTTCGCGCTCACCTTCGTGGCGCTGCCCTTCGGCGAGAGCCTCATCGCCGCCGACCTGAACGTGGGCATCTTCTACCTGACCGCCGTCACCGCCCTGGTGGTGGTGGGCATCCTGCTGGCGGGCTGGTCCTCCAACTCCAAGTGGGCGCTCTTCGGCGGCATGCGCTCCGCCGCCCAGGTGGTCTCCTACGAGATCCCGGCCGGCATCGCCCTGATGGTCCCGGTGCTGATGTCCGGCACGCTGTCCATGCAGGGGATCATCCAGGCCCAGGGCGCCTGGCCCTGGCAGTGGCACGCCTTCACCAACCCGGCCTGCTCGGTGGCCTTCGTCATCTACTTCATCTCGCAGCTGGCCGAGGGCAACCGCACGCCCTTCGACCTGCCCGAGGCCGAGTCCGAGCTGGTGGCCGGCTACCTCTCCGAGTACTCGGGCTTCCGCTTCGCCCTCTACTTCCTGGTGGAGTTCGGCAACCTGTGGGTCATGGCCGCGGTGGCCGCCACCCTCTTCCTCGGCGGGTGGCAGATCCCCGGCGTCGGCCCGGAGGACTACGCCGCCGCCAAGGGCAGCGGCGCCTTCCCGGCCCTGGCCTGGTGGGGCCTGCAGATCGTCTCGATGGTGGTGATGGCCACCAAGACCATCCTGGTGCTCAACGTCATCGTCTGGGTGCGCTGGACGCTGCCGCGCATGCGCATCGACCAGATGATGAACCTCTGCTGGAAGTACCTGGTGCCCTGGGCCTTCGTCACCTTCGTCTTCTCGCTGCTGTGGCAGCTGGTGGTGGCGCGCGCCCCGGTGCTCTCCACCGCCACCGGGGTGGTGCTCACCCTCGCCTTCCTGGCCACCCTGGTGCTCTTCGGGCGCCAGGTGAAGGCCAACCTCACCGCGGCCGGCGATCACGTCGACCTCACCAACTGGTGA